The proteins below are encoded in one region of Alcanivorax sp. REN37:
- a CDS encoding response regulator transcription factor, producing the protein MFIAVLDDDPEIVRQLQLVLCELPVRGVDIRVDAHGTCHAFRQALRRSTYDLVILDWELPDGTGIELLSWMRLYLAALPPTMLLTVRNSEEDVVEALSQGADDYISKPLRPQELKARAMTVLRHHGRLPMPARAPQDCYGDICFDPRGQTVMRAGEQVAMTHQEWRLAHLLFSNIDRPLSRGYIYERIWGGEEHHSTRTLDVHIYRVRRKLDLVAERGWQLAAVYGYGYRLRHFGIEELPETESGWEERWMDRSAE; encoded by the coding sequence ATGTTCATAGCTGTACTTGATGACGACCCGGAGATTGTTCGCCAACTCCAGTTGGTGTTGTGTGAGCTGCCGGTACGCGGTGTGGATATCCGTGTTGATGCCCACGGCACTTGTCATGCTTTCCGCCAAGCGCTGCGGCGCAGCACCTATGATCTTGTGATCCTCGATTGGGAGTTGCCGGACGGGACCGGCATCGAGCTGCTGAGTTGGATGCGGCTCTATCTCGCCGCCTTGCCGCCCACCATGTTGCTGACGGTGCGTAACAGCGAAGAGGATGTAGTAGAGGCGCTGAGCCAGGGTGCCGATGACTACATTAGTAAGCCGCTCCGTCCCCAGGAGCTGAAAGCCCGCGCCATGACCGTGCTGCGTCACCATGGTCGGTTGCCGATGCCAGCGCGGGCGCCGCAAGACTGTTACGGCGATATCTGCTTCGACCCGCGCGGCCAGACGGTGATGCGGGCAGGCGAGCAGGTAGCCATGACCCACCAAGAGTGGCGACTTGCCCACCTGTTGTTCAGCAATATCGACCGGCCGCTGTCTCGCGGCTATATCTATGAACGGATCTGGGGTGGTGAAGAGCACCATTCCACCCGCACCCTTGATGTCCATATCTACCGGGTGCGCCGCAAGCTAGATTTGGTGGCCGAGCGCGGCTGGCAGTTGGCGGCGGTATATGGATACGGGTACCGACTGCGGCATTTTGGCATCGAAGAGCTGCCAGAAACCGAAAGTGGGTGGGAAGAACGCTGGATGGATCGCTCCGCTGAGTAA
- a CDS encoding fimbrial protein has product MKKFTSLSLAALAAGLLGSGVAMAADGTITFNGKITDQTCDIVTPGGKDFTVTLPTVSTGTLSAAGAVAGRTPFAINLENCSKGKVATYFEPGPTVDFETGRLLNQASAGATNVQIQLLGSNNNPLPVLAATSNGAQTNSQWVDVANDGEAADLNYYAEYYATDAAGAGDVTTSVQYTIIYQ; this is encoded by the coding sequence ATGAAAAAGTTCACCAGCTTGTCTCTGGCTGCACTGGCTGCCGGTCTCCTTGGTTCCGGCGTTGCCATGGCTGCCGACGGCACCATTACTTTCAACGGCAAAATCACCGACCAGACCTGTGACATCGTCACCCCGGGCGGCAAAGACTTCACCGTTACCCTGCCGACCGTTTCCACCGGCACCCTGTCTGCTGCAGGCGCTGTCGCCGGCCGCACTCCGTTCGCGATCAACCTGGAAAATTGCTCAAAAGGCAAAGTGGCCACCTACTTCGAGCCGGGCCCCACGGTTGATTTCGAAACCGGCCGTCTGCTGAACCAAGCTTCTGCTGGCGCCACCAATGTTCAGATCCAACTGCTCGGTTCCAACAACAACCCGCTGCCGGTTCTGGCGGCCACCAGCAATGGCGCTCAAACCAACTCCCAATGGGTTGACGTAGCCAACGATGGCGAAGCTGCCGACTTGAACTACTACGCCGAGTACTACGCCACCGACGCTGCTGGCGCCGGCGACGTCACCACCAGCGTGCAATACACCATCATCTACCAGTGA
- a CDS encoding fimbrial biogenesis chaperone, whose translation MLARWLCVIALLGACSPLASHAALIIGGTRVIYPSDAREVSVQISNQGDSPSLMQAWIDRGDSNAQPDDSDVPFLILPPLSRVEPGGGQILRLTFLGDDSLPTDRESVFWLNILDVPPAPERSADANQPQNILQLAIRSRVKLFYRPAALASQHPNESGMKLRWTVADGGRGIEAHNPTPFYVTLTQVDAMTADGANPLAFDDGMLAPGSRLALPLPTGVYPRQLRFTYINDYGGRVTRDAQLTQP comes from the coding sequence ATGTTGGCTCGTTGGCTGTGCGTCATCGCATTGCTTGGCGCCTGTTCGCCATTGGCTTCCCACGCAGCACTCATTATTGGCGGCACGCGGGTGATCTACCCCAGCGACGCCCGCGAAGTCAGTGTGCAGATCAGCAACCAGGGTGATAGCCCGTCATTGATGCAGGCGTGGATCGACCGCGGCGACAGCAATGCCCAGCCCGACGACAGTGATGTGCCGTTCCTAATCTTGCCGCCGCTTTCCCGTGTCGAGCCCGGCGGTGGTCAAATTCTGCGCCTGACATTTCTCGGCGATGACAGTTTGCCAACCGATCGTGAATCGGTGTTTTGGCTAAATATTCTTGATGTACCGCCGGCCCCGGAGCGTTCTGCCGATGCGAACCAGCCGCAGAACATTCTGCAGTTGGCGATCCGCTCGCGCGTGAAGCTGTTCTACCGTCCGGCAGCTTTGGCGTCACAGCACCCGAATGAATCAGGCATGAAATTGCGCTGGACTGTGGCCGATGGCGGCCGCGGCATCGAAGCCCATAACCCAACGCCGTTTTACGTCACCCTGACTCAAGTGGATGCGATGACTGCCGACGGCGCCAACCCGCTGGCCTTTGATGACGGCATGCTGGCCCCAGGCAGCCGCTTGGCGCTGCCGCTGCCGACCGGCGTCTACCCGCGACAACTGCGCTTCACTTACATCAATGATTACGGCGGACGGGTGACGCGGGATGCGCAACTTACCCAGCCCTGA
- a CDS encoding fimbria/pilus outer membrane usher protein produces MLSLLVRRAETATTAALLLTLLPALAQAQQERIAANFNSQFLRGNAQHVDLTHYQRGNPVLAGDYYLDVYVNGRWQGRNLLAFRVPAAQVQAQTCFERDTLLNYGVDPAALASAETDVCQPLTSWLPDARTEFDSSRLRLDLHVPQAQMSRNPRGYVAPDQWDPGINAGFLSYNINAFHSERIGTDMRSRRDSVYGMFNAGVNLGPWQLRHDSSVQAISGESSHWQRTATYLRRPLPSIQGVLTLGESYTDGQLFDSVGYRGVSLVSDDRMLPDSQRGYAPVVRGLADTNALVEIRQNGQVIYQSTVPPGPFVVDDLYATGYGGDLEVMVREADGRVQRFMVPYASVPQMLRDGQSRYQFTTGTVRESQLSRSPWMAQGTYQYGLSNRLTAYSGGTASDDYFSWLGGAALGTPIGAFSFDITHATSRFERHANRSGQSYKLGYSKLLPEMGTNITVAAYRYSTAGYLSFRDALSAMELERNQLSLDALRRQRSEFQLTLNQNLGGRWGALYVTGSVRDYWRERGRATQYQFGYNNRYENISYSVSVQQTEYQLGERDTLYSFTMSVPLDYVRSRPTLSTSLTQRDSDYDSGRLGLSGSALHNQNLNYNVTVADSRGSATTGELSAEYRAPYASLRASHSQSTEYRQTSAGVSGSLVGHAGGITLAPQRGDTMVLIEAPDARGAEVLNAQGVKVDRRGYALVPYVSPYRLNTVTLEPGSMSHQVELRTNQQVVAPYAGAVARLRFDTRTGQPLLLKVRMTDGKPAPFGAQVTDAESQPVGLVGQGGVVFLRTDASAGQLQIRWGADASSQCRLQFRIPQVDAGATAYQRQETICE; encoded by the coding sequence ATGCTTTCGCTTTTGGTTCGCCGCGCCGAGACGGCCACCACGGCCGCCCTGCTGCTGACGCTGTTACCTGCGCTGGCACAAGCACAGCAGGAAAGGATTGCCGCCAATTTCAACAGCCAGTTTCTGCGTGGTAACGCGCAGCACGTGGACCTTACTCACTACCAGCGCGGCAACCCGGTGCTGGCCGGTGACTACTACCTTGATGTGTATGTGAACGGCCGGTGGCAGGGACGCAATTTGTTGGCATTCCGAGTGCCGGCAGCGCAGGTCCAGGCCCAAACCTGTTTCGAACGCGACACGCTGCTCAATTACGGCGTCGATCCGGCCGCACTCGCCAGCGCTGAAACCGATGTTTGTCAGCCGCTGACCAGCTGGCTGCCGGACGCACGCACCGAATTCGACTCCAGCCGTTTGCGGCTCGATCTGCATGTGCCGCAAGCGCAGATGTCACGCAATCCGCGCGGCTATGTGGCGCCAGACCAATGGGACCCGGGCATCAATGCCGGATTTCTCAGCTACAACATCAATGCGTTCCACTCCGAGCGCATTGGCACCGATATGCGCTCACGCCGCGACAGCGTTTACGGCATGTTCAATGCTGGCGTAAACCTCGGTCCGTGGCAGCTGCGTCACGACTCCAGCGTGCAAGCAATCAGTGGTGAAAGCAGCCACTGGCAGCGCACCGCTACTTATCTGCGCCGGCCACTGCCGAGCATCCAGGGTGTGTTGACGCTGGGCGAGAGTTACACCGACGGCCAGCTGTTTGACAGCGTCGGCTACCGCGGCGTCAGTTTGGTCTCCGATGACCGCATGCTGCCGGACTCCCAGCGCGGCTACGCCCCGGTGGTGCGCGGCCTCGCCGATACCAATGCGTTGGTGGAAATCCGCCAAAACGGCCAGGTGATTTACCAGAGCACAGTGCCGCCCGGGCCGTTCGTGGTGGACGATTTGTACGCCACCGGCTACGGCGGTGACCTGGAAGTGATGGTGCGCGAGGCGGATGGCCGGGTGCAGCGCTTCATGGTGCCCTATGCTTCAGTGCCGCAGATGCTGCGCGACGGCCAATCGCGTTATCAATTCACCACCGGCACCGTGCGCGAATCGCAATTATCGCGGTCGCCATGGATGGCTCAGGGTACTTATCAATACGGTCTGTCCAACCGCCTGACCGCCTACAGCGGCGGCACCGCCAGCGATGATTACTTCTCCTGGCTCGGCGGCGCCGCCCTCGGCACCCCGATCGGTGCCTTCTCGTTCGACATCACCCACGCCACCAGCCGTTTCGAGCGCCATGCCAACCGCTCCGGCCAAAGTTACAAGCTCGGTTACAGCAAACTGTTGCCGGAAATGGGCACCAACATCACCGTTGCGGCCTACCGCTATTCCACCGCCGGCTACCTGTCGTTCCGCGACGCACTGAGTGCCATGGAGCTGGAACGCAACCAACTGTCGCTGGACGCGCTGCGCCGGCAACGCAGTGAATTCCAGCTGACCCTGAACCAAAATCTCGGCGGTCGCTGGGGCGCGCTGTACGTCACCGGTTCAGTGCGCGATTACTGGCGCGAGCGCGGCCGCGCCACTCAATATCAGTTCGGCTACAACAACCGCTACGAGAACATTTCCTATAGCGTGTCGGTGCAACAAACCGAGTATCAACTGGGCGAGCGCGACACCCTTTACAGCTTCACCATGTCAGTGCCACTCGACTACGTGCGCAGCCGTCCGACCCTGAGCACCAGCCTGACCCAGCGTGACAGCGACTATGACAGCGGCCGTTTGGGCTTGTCCGGCTCGGCGCTGCATAACCAAAACCTGAACTACAACGTCACCGTGGCCGACAGCCGTGGCAGCGCCACCACCGGTGAGCTGAGCGCCGAGTACCGCGCCCCCTATGCGTCACTGCGCGCTTCGCACAGCCAGAGCACCGAATACCGCCAAACCAGCGCCGGCGTCAGCGGCAGCTTGGTGGGCCACGCCGGCGGCATCACGCTGGCGCCGCAACGCGGCGACACCATGGTGCTGATCGAAGCACCGGACGCGCGCGGCGCTGAAGTGCTTAATGCCCAAGGCGTAAAAGTGGATCGCAGGGGTTATGCGCTGGTGCCCTATGTATCGCCCTACCGTCTGAACACGGTAACGTTGGAGCCGGGCTCGATGTCCCACCAGGTAGAGCTGCGTACCAACCAGCAAGTCGTGGCACCTTACGCCGGCGCCGTCGCGCGACTTCGCTTCGATACGCGCACCGGGCAACCGCTGCTGTTGAAAGTGCGTATGACGGACGGCAAACCGGCGCCATTCGGAGCCCAGGTCACGGATGCGGAGTCGCAGCCGGTGGGCCTAGTCGGTCAGGGTGGAGTGGTGTTCCTGCGCACTGATGCCAGCGCGGGCCAACTGCAAATCCGCTGGGGCGCCGACGCCAGCAGTCAGTGCCGACTGCAGTTCCGCATACCCCAGGTCGATGCCGGTGCTACCGCCTACCAGCGCCAGGAGACAATCTGTGAATAA
- a CDS encoding fimbrial protein, with amino-acid sequence MNKSLLACAALPALLIAEGAWARCDVTNGYRYQDIDMRVGQVIVRPDAVIGQVLARKEFPINGSNNQVIVTCDRRGGSALGDMLQGQPAGTVSNTYTTDVPGIGIRLARRLNASGTTPAQDVYYPHNIALRSNDRRHLAQGYFTVEVIKIAENTGSGSLASGRYTNYYTEGTGPSRPLLTTSLTANAITIVSSACFVDAGSKNIAVNFDSMYRGRFTGVGSTHQTREFDVQLTCSGPSAGRDVVKLSFDYTPDPANVPGVIRLDGGAGSASGVGIQLLTANGEPIRQQQPLTVATLDTPDLRTVTVPLQARYYQTAPAVQAGDTQARATFTIEYN; translated from the coding sequence GTGAATAAATCTCTACTTGCCTGCGCGGCGCTGCCAGCGCTGCTGATTGCCGAAGGCGCCTGGGCCCGCTGCGACGTAACAAACGGCTACCGCTATCAGGACATCGACATGCGTGTCGGCCAGGTGATTGTGCGGCCAGACGCCGTCATCGGTCAGGTGCTGGCACGTAAGGAATTCCCAATTAACGGAAGCAACAATCAAGTGATCGTGACCTGTGACCGGCGCGGCGGCAGTGCGCTCGGCGACATGCTGCAAGGGCAGCCGGCGGGTACCGTCTCGAACACCTACACCACCGACGTGCCGGGCATTGGCATCCGCCTAGCGCGGCGCTTGAATGCATCTGGAACCACACCGGCCCAAGATGTGTACTACCCACACAACATTGCGCTGCGCAGCAATGACCGCCGCCATCTGGCGCAAGGCTATTTCACTGTCGAAGTGATCAAAATTGCCGAGAACACTGGCTCCGGCAGTCTCGCCAGCGGCCGCTATACCAACTACTACACCGAAGGCACCGGCCCCTCGCGGCCGCTGCTGACCACGAGCCTCACTGCCAACGCCATCACCATTGTGTCGTCCGCCTGCTTCGTCGATGCTGGATCGAAAAATATCGCGGTCAACTTCGACAGCATGTATCGCGGCCGCTTTACCGGCGTCGGCAGCACCCACCAAACACGGGAATTCGATGTTCAGCTCACTTGCAGCGGCCCCTCCGCGGGGCGCGATGTGGTCAAGCTGTCATTCGACTACACCCCGGACCCAGCCAACGTGCCCGGCGTAATCCGCTTGGACGGTGGTGCCGGCAGCGCCTCCGGCGTCGGTATACAGTTGCTGACCGCCAATGGCGAACCCATTCGGCAGCAGCAGCCACTCACCGTGGCCACGCTGGATACGCCAGACCTACGCACCGTTACCGTGCCGCTGCAAGCCCGCTACTACCAAACTGCACCCGCAGTACAGGCTGGAGACACACAGGCCCGTGCAACCTTCACCATTGAATACAACTGA
- a CDS encoding FecR family protein, with product MNTTDTLQRCVLIGLLMLLGPLTALATDQHRVLPGDTLWTLAEHYWGDADRWSDLARYNRITDVHQLPPGTLLSLTPPPVAQVTHVQGDAWLLTDADLRALENDALLQANVRLQTGVDAFLVLSFADGSEAVIPSQTRVRLVHADDSIQLTLEAGAVESHIAPQKRLGGFQVHTPAGIIGVRGTRFRVQYQPDQSLAVSVFSGAVALDLPALAADAQPLQDNQGYWQRGDQHFQGPLLPAPALRQNWQRRGTSLQLELEPVAGARFYRIGRARDQRFTTLVEEHTVSEPKVVLQQVTEPALYLRVSALDEHGIEGQIALHVLWQQRAP from the coding sequence TTGAATACAACTGATACGCTGCAGCGCTGTGTCCTGATCGGATTGCTGATGTTGCTGGGGCCGCTGACGGCTCTGGCTACCGACCAACACCGGGTTTTACCCGGGGATACGCTGTGGACGCTGGCCGAACACTATTGGGGCGATGCCGACCGCTGGAGCGATCTCGCGCGTTACAACCGCATCACCGACGTCCACCAACTGCCGCCCGGCACCCTACTGTCATTGACACCCCCGCCGGTGGCCCAGGTGACCCACGTGCAGGGCGACGCCTGGCTGCTCACCGACGCGGATCTCCGTGCCCTGGAAAATGACGCCTTACTGCAAGCCAACGTGCGCCTCCAGACCGGTGTCGATGCGTTCCTCGTGCTGTCGTTTGCAGACGGCAGCGAAGCGGTGATTCCGTCCCAGACCCGAGTGCGTCTAGTGCATGCCGATGACAGCATTCAACTGACCCTAGAAGCCGGCGCGGTGGAGTCTCATATTGCGCCGCAGAAACGACTCGGCGGTTTTCAGGTGCACACCCCGGCCGGCATTATCGGCGTACGCGGCACTCGCTTCCGAGTCCAGTACCAGCCCGATCAAAGTCTGGCCGTGAGCGTGTTCAGCGGTGCCGTGGCGCTCGACCTCCCAGCGCTGGCTGCCGACGCTCAGCCGCTGCAAGACAACCAAGGCTATTGGCAACGCGGCGACCAGCATTTCCAAGGCCCGCTGCTACCGGCCCCGGCACTGCGGCAGAACTGGCAGCGGCGCGGCACCAGCCTGCAGCTCGAGCTGGAGCCGGTGGCCGGCGCGCGGTTCTATCGCATCGGGCGCGCCCGCGATCAACGTTTCACCACTCTGGTGGAGGAACATACTGTGAGCGAACCGAAAGTGGTGCTGCAGCAGGTCACCGAGCCGGCGCTGTACTTGCGCGTATCGGCACTGGATGAGCACGGCATCGAAGGTCAGATCGCCCTGCATGTGCTCTGGCAGCAACGAGCCCCATGA